In Rhizobium sp. WSM4643, the following are encoded in one genomic region:
- a CDS encoding SDR family oxidoreductase, which translates to MSETTKPVALITGGGRGMGEAIARELSAQGYRLALMSPSESCETLAAELGGVASRGVAEKAEDLKAIFDLTMKTYGRIDAVVNLSGHPPKGDLLDISDENWTLGSDMMILSLVRMARLVTPVMLKQGKGAFVNITTFAAYEPTLVFPVSCTYRAAAGAFTKLYSDRYSADNIRMNCILPGYIDSLNHKPETVEKVPMKRIGHVEEIAKTAAFLLSDGAGYITGQNIRVDGGVTRHV; encoded by the coding sequence ATGTCCGAAACCACCAAACCCGTCGCGCTGATCACCGGTGGCGGCCGCGGCATGGGCGAGGCGATCGCCCGCGAGCTCTCTGCGCAGGGCTACCGGCTGGCGCTGATGTCGCCGTCGGAAAGCTGCGAGACGCTGGCGGCCGAACTTGGCGGCGTCGCCTCGCGCGGCGTTGCCGAAAAGGCCGAGGACCTCAAGGCGATCTTCGACCTGACGATGAAGACCTATGGGCGCATCGACGCCGTCGTCAACCTGAGCGGCCATCCGCCGAAGGGCGACCTGCTCGATATATCGGACGAGAACTGGACGCTCGGTTCCGACATGATGATCCTGTCGCTGGTGCGCATGGCCCGCCTGGTGACGCCGGTCATGCTGAAACAGGGCAAGGGCGCCTTCGTCAACATCACCACTTTCGCCGCCTACGAGCCGACGCTGGTCTTCCCGGTTTCCTGCACCTACCGCGCCGCTGCAGGCGCCTTCACCAAGCTCTATTCCGATCGTTATTCGGCCGACAATATCCGCATGAACTGCATCCTGCCGGGTTATATCGATAGCCTCAACCACAAGCCCGAGACCGTCGAGAAGGTCCCGATGAAGCGCATCGGCCACGTGGAGGAGATCGCCAAGACCGCGGCCTTCCTGCTCTCCGATGGCGCGGGTTATATCACCGGCCAGAATATTCGCGTCGATGGCGGCGTCACCCGTCACGTCTGA
- a CDS encoding 4-hydroxyproline epimerase codes for MRWKRTIQLLDVHAEGEIGRVAIGGVPKIPGDTIAAQLHWLNTDPKGDELRRFLCLEPRGAPIGSVNLLLPARHPEADAAFIILQPDQAHASSGSNSICVTTALLESGIVEMKEPETIVTLETAAGIVKATATCRDGRCEKVRLTMVPAFVHELDIAIDTPHWGRIKADICYGGIFYALVDVGQVGLTIEKANAAGLVQAGMILKELINRDIEVVHPEIPAISGVAYVMFRDTETDGTVRTCTTMWPGRADRSPCGTGNSANLATLYARGKAKVGDTFTSKSIIGSEFEVGLQAVTEVAGRPAVIPTITGRGFTFGLTQVALDPFDPHSNGFALTDVWGPAAGEI; via the coding sequence ATGAGATGGAAGCGCACGATCCAACTGCTGGATGTCCATGCCGAAGGCGAGATCGGCCGCGTCGCGATCGGCGGCGTGCCGAAGATCCCCGGCGATACCATCGCCGCCCAGTTGCACTGGCTGAACACCGATCCGAAGGGCGACGAACTTCGCCGCTTCCTTTGCCTGGAGCCGCGCGGCGCGCCGATCGGCTCGGTCAACCTGCTGCTGCCGGCGCGCCACCCGGAGGCCGACGCCGCCTTCATCATCCTGCAGCCCGACCAGGCGCATGCGAGCTCCGGCTCGAACTCGATCTGCGTCACCACGGCGCTGCTCGAATCCGGCATCGTCGAAATGAAGGAGCCGGAGACGATCGTGACGCTCGAAACCGCCGCCGGCATCGTCAAAGCGACGGCGACCTGCCGCGACGGGCGCTGCGAGAAGGTCAGGCTGACCATGGTGCCCGCCTTCGTGCATGAGCTCGATATTGCAATCGACACGCCGCATTGGGGAAGGATCAAGGCCGATATCTGCTATGGCGGCATCTTCTATGCGCTTGTTGATGTCGGCCAGGTAGGTCTGACGATCGAGAAGGCCAACGCCGCCGGCCTCGTCCAGGCCGGCATGATCCTCAAGGAACTGATCAACCGCGACATCGAGGTCGTCCATCCGGAGATCCCGGCGATCTCGGGCGTCGCCTATGTCATGTTCCGCGATACCGAAACCGATGGCACGGTGCGCACCTGCACCACCATGTGGCCGGGCCGGGCGGACCGCTCGCCTTGCGGCACCGGCAACTCCGCCAATCTCGCGACGCTCTATGCCCGCGGCAAGGCCAAGGTCGGCGACACCTTCACCTCGAAGTCGATCATCGGCTCCGAATTCGAAGTCGGCCTCCAGGCAGTGACCGAGGTGGCCGGCCGCCCCGCCGTCATCCCCACCATCACCGGCCGCGGCTTCACCTTCGGCCTGACCCAGGTAGCCCTGGACCCGTTCGACCCACATTCGAACGGCTTTGCGCTGACGGATGTCTGGGGGCCGGCCGCCGGGGAGATATGA